The Bacillota bacterium genome has a segment encoding these proteins:
- a CDS encoding tripartite tricarboxylate transporter TctB family protein, protein LVAFFIAALSVVLLASSLARMVPARRLGERAGTPGRRKEGGSGGAGAEQALPVAWKVVLPTAAAIVAYAALLDRVGFFATTFLFVLGFSYAFARSKPLQLLVAAAGFTAALYVIFVGLFRVPAPPGIAGF, encoded by the coding sequence CTTGTGGCCTTCTTCATCGCAGCGCTGTCCGTCGTGCTGCTCGCGAGCAGTCTGGCCCGAATGGTGCCGGCCCGAAGGCTCGGGGAGCGCGCCGGGACGCCCGGGAGGCGCAAGGAGGGCGGCTCCGGCGGCGCTGGTGCCGAACAGGCCCTGCCCGTCGCATGGAAGGTCGTCCTGCCCACTGCCGCGGCCATCGTCGCGTACGCCGCGCTCCTCGACCGCGTGGGGTTTTTCGCGACGACGTTTTTGTTCGTGCTTGGCTTCAGCTACGCGTTCGCCCGGTCGAAGCCGCTTCAGCTGCTGGTTGCCGCAGCGGGGTTTACCGCGGCGCTTTACGTGATATTCGTCGGGCTGTTCCGGGTCCCGGCTCCGCCCGGGATCGCAGGGTTCTGA
- a CDS encoding 4-carboxy-4-hydroxy-2-oxoadipate aldolase/oxaloacetate decarboxylase codes for MAVWPTFERPDPAVIEAFKGLSTPTVHEAMGKGGAMSPAIKPLYSGMKVCGPALTVSCHPGDNLPIHYAVTFARPGDVLVVDTGNHADAGPWGDVLTTAAMARCIAGLVIDGSVRDAESIRSMGFPVFARGTCMKGTTKQLPGDINVPILCGGVLVSPGDLVLGDDDGVVVVPKAQLVSVLEAARQREAKEERMRAELRAGKTTVELLGLEEVLRATGMLKEPAPL; via the coding sequence ATGGCTGTTTGGCCCACCTTCGAAAGGCCGGATCCGGCCGTCATAGAGGCTTTCAAAGGGCTGTCGACACCCACGGTGCACGAGGCAATGGGAAAGGGTGGGGCAATGTCCCCGGCCATCAAGCCCCTGTATTCCGGAATGAAGGTGTGCGGCCCGGCGCTGACCGTGAGCTGCCATCCGGGAGACAACCTGCCCATCCACTACGCCGTGACGTTTGCCCGGCCCGGTGACGTGCTGGTGGTCGATACGGGCAACCACGCGGATGCCGGGCCCTGGGGCGACGTCCTCACGACCGCGGCCATGGCCCGGTGCATCGCGGGGCTCGTCATCGACGGATCCGTGCGGGACGCGGAGTCGATCCGGAGCATGGGCTTCCCGGTGTTCGCCAGGGGAACGTGCATGAAGGGCACCACGAAGCAGCTCCCCGGCGACATCAACGTGCCGATCCTCTGCGGCGGCGTGCTGGTCTCGCCGGGCGACCTCGTGCTGGGAGACGACGACGGCGTGGTGGTGGTGCCGAAGGCGCAACTGGTCTCGGTGCTCGAGGCCGCGCGGCAGCGGGAGGCCAAGGAGGAGCGGATGCGCGCCGAACTTCGGGCGGGTAAGACCACCGTCGAACTGCTGGGGCTCGAAGAGGTGCTGCGTGCCACCGGCATGCTGAAGGAGCCGGCCCCGCTGTGA
- a CDS encoding tripartite tricarboxylate transporter permease — translation MWDGLVTAIPHVFEWQNVAAMILGTLAGIVFGALPGLTATMGVGLLIPFTFTLDPLTGLLAMAGMYNGAIYGGSVAAVLVGVPGTPASVATVFDGHVMARKGEGTYALQVAAVSSAMGGIVSAVALIVVAPALARFALQFGPAEYFWVAVFGLSSVASFLESSTIKGLISAGIGLLVATVGTDKISGAVRFSFGNVNLMDGFPEIVILIGLYSIPQVLTILEEWARGLAYQLSPVTGKGRPLFYNWRNLWPVWLRSSLIGIWIGIVPGAGGNVASFLGYNEAKRSSRHPERFGTGIPEGVAASETANNAETASAMIPMLTLGVPGNAVTAVMIGGLLVHGLHPGPSLFQKDVISVYGLMIGMLLTNVLFMLMGFYGARFFAQLLRVPSTLIAPLIVALSAIGTYSLNNSMWDVYAMLAFGLLGYVMQKLRIPVAPAVLAVILGPMAEYELRRALLIAASPLEIFTRPISAVLAVLTVLSLVIPVIRRPRASGSARGQETVASGF, via the coding sequence GTGTGGGACGGGCTCGTGACGGCCATCCCCCACGTCTTTGAGTGGCAAAACGTGGCCGCCATGATCCTCGGTACCCTGGCGGGGATCGTATTCGGCGCCCTGCCGGGGCTGACGGCCACCATGGGCGTGGGGCTTTTGATTCCGTTCACCTTTACCCTTGACCCGCTGACCGGGCTTCTCGCTATGGCGGGCATGTACAACGGGGCGATCTACGGGGGCTCCGTTGCGGCCGTGCTGGTCGGGGTGCCGGGGACGCCCGCCTCAGTGGCCACGGTGTTTGACGGCCACGTGATGGCCCGCAAAGGGGAGGGCACGTACGCGCTGCAGGTGGCCGCGGTCTCTTCGGCGATGGGTGGGATTGTGAGCGCTGTCGCGCTGATCGTGGTGGCCCCTGCGCTGGCTCGCTTTGCGCTGCAGTTCGGGCCCGCGGAGTACTTCTGGGTGGCCGTGTTCGGGTTGAGCAGCGTGGCCAGCTTCCTCGAGTCGTCGACCATCAAGGGCCTCATCAGCGCCGGGATCGGGCTGCTTGTCGCCACCGTGGGCACGGACAAGATCAGCGGGGCCGTTCGCTTTTCGTTCGGCAACGTCAACTTGATGGACGGCTTCCCGGAGATCGTGATCCTCATCGGGCTTTACTCCATTCCTCAGGTGCTCACGATTCTCGAAGAGTGGGCCCGGGGGCTTGCCTACCAGCTCAGCCCCGTGACCGGGAAGGGGAGGCCCCTGTTTTACAACTGGCGGAACCTGTGGCCCGTGTGGCTGCGTTCGTCGCTGATCGGCATCTGGATCGGCATCGTCCCCGGGGCAGGCGGGAACGTCGCGTCGTTCCTCGGCTACAACGAGGCCAAGCGCTCTTCACGGCACCCTGAACGCTTCGGCACCGGCATTCCGGAAGGTGTGGCGGCGTCGGAGACCGCCAACAACGCGGAGACGGCCAGCGCGATGATCCCGATGTTGACGCTGGGAGTTCCGGGCAATGCGGTGACGGCCGTCATGATAGGGGGCCTGCTGGTTCACGGCCTGCACCCGGGGCCGAGCCTGTTTCAAAAGGACGTCATTTCGGTGTACGGCCTCATGATCGGGATGCTTTTGACCAACGTCCTCTTCATGCTCATGGGCTTCTACGGCGCCCGGTTCTTCGCTCAGCTGCTGCGGGTGCCCTCGACGCTCATCGCGCCGCTCATCGTGGCGCTCAGCGCCATCGGCACGTACAGCCTCAACAACTCCATGTGGGACGTCTACGCCATGCTCGCCTTTGGCCTGCTCGGGTACGTCATGCAGAAGCTGCGCATTCCGGTTGCGCCGGCTGTGCTGGCCGTGATCCTGGGCCCGATGGCCGAGTACGAACTGCGCCGGGCGCTGCTCATCGCCGCATCGCCTCTCGAGATCTTCACGCGGCCCATCTCGGCCGTCCTCGCGGTGCTGACGGTGCTCAGCCTGGTGATTCCCGTGATCCGCCGGCCGCGTGCCAGCGGCAGCGCCCGGGGGCAGGAGACGGTGGCCAGCGGATTTTGA
- a CDS encoding DUF1932 domain-containing protein, which produces MGNEGEERVPEAVALLGFGEAGSSVAAGLRLAPAQPAPRIVAFDPAVRDGARARFLRARAQELAVGLHDSPGPWLGEAGLVFSAVPGTQALAVAQAAKPFIRPGTVYVDLNTAPPGAKREAAALVEAAGGAFVDGAVLGSFQADSFRVPILLAGHDAERVSRWLLAYGFRVRVMPGGRPGDASAIKLLRSVFMKGLEALCIECLTAAERAGLRTQVLEALGDLDSRPIGATIATLVTSHLRHAPRRLEEVEIVERMLRQDGFEPILTEATRRFFDRTVRSGPLWSDPQGPDLDEALGRLLPVTRAAPVRQG; this is translated from the coding sequence GTGGGCAACGAAGGCGAGGAGAGAGTACCCGAGGCCGTCGCGCTCCTGGGATTTGGCGAGGCAGGGTCGTCGGTGGCAGCCGGCCTGCGCCTGGCGCCAGCGCAACCAGCGCCCCGGATCGTGGCCTTCGATCCGGCCGTGCGGGACGGCGCCAGGGCCCGGTTCCTGCGCGCCAGAGCGCAGGAACTCGCCGTTGGACTCCATGACAGCCCGGGGCCCTGGCTCGGTGAGGCGGGCCTGGTCTTCTCCGCCGTGCCGGGCACCCAGGCCCTGGCGGTAGCGCAGGCAGCGAAACCGTTCATCCGACCCGGAACGGTTTACGTTGACCTCAACACCGCTCCACCCGGCGCCAAGCGCGAAGCCGCCGCGCTGGTCGAGGCGGCCGGCGGGGCTTTTGTGGATGGCGCGGTGCTCGGGTCGTTTCAGGCGGACAGCTTCCGGGTGCCGATCCTGCTCGCCGGGCATGATGCCGAGCGGGTGTCCAGGTGGCTGCTTGCGTACGGCTTCAGGGTACGGGTGATGCCCGGCGGGCGGCCCGGCGACGCTTCGGCCATCAAGCTGCTGCGCAGCGTCTTCATGAAGGGGCTCGAGGCGCTGTGCATCGAGTGTTTGACCGCAGCGGAGCGGGCCGGCCTGCGCACCCAGGTGCTGGAGGCGCTCGGCGACCTGGACAGCCGGCCGATCGGCGCCACCATTGCGACGCTTGTCACAAGCCACCTGCGGCATGCTCCCAGGCGCCTGGAGGAGGTGGAGATCGTCGAACGGATGCTTCGGCAGGACGGCTTTGAGCCCATTCTGACCGAAGCCACGCGGCGCTTTTTCGATCGCACCGTCCGGTCGGGGCCGCTGTGGTCCGACCCTCAAGGCCCGGACCTGGATGAGGCCCTGGGCCGGCTCCTGCCCGTGACCCGGGCGGCGCCGGTGCGGCAAGGGTAG